One window from the genome of Thermoanaerobaculia bacterium encodes:
- the lipB gene encoding lipoyl(octanoyl) transferase LipB, translated as MKPVSVRWLGRVEYGDGLALQTEAARRCAETGEEALLLLEHDPVFTLGRNSSRRDILFTPERREELGIGVYDADRGGKVTYHGPGQLVGYPILDLSPDRRDVRRYVRDLEETLIRVLALYGIEGTRSPLPDRVTSVWVGNDKIAAIGVHIARWITTHGFALNVTTDLTHFLGIVPCGITDGGVTSIERVTGRRPAVEDVARAYVPEFLAVFGRDRIR; from the coding sequence GTGAAACCCGTCTCGGTTCGATGGCTGGGACGCGTCGAATACGGAGACGGGCTCGCTCTCCAGACGGAGGCGGCCCGGCGCTGCGCCGAGACGGGGGAAGAGGCGCTCCTGCTCCTCGAACACGACCCCGTCTTCACGCTCGGGCGGAACTCCTCCCGCCGCGACATCCTCTTCACGCCGGAACGCCGCGAGGAGCTCGGGATCGGGGTGTACGACGCGGATCGGGGCGGCAAGGTCACGTACCACGGGCCCGGCCAGCTGGTCGGATACCCGATCCTCGACCTCTCCCCCGACCGGAGAGACGTCCGCCGCTACGTCCGCGATCTCGAAGAGACGCTGATCCGGGTCCTCGCGCTCTACGGGATCGAGGGGACGAGGAGCCCGCTCCCCGATCGCGTGACGTCCGTGTGGGTCGGCAACGACAAGATCGCGGCGATCGGCGTCCACATCGCCCGGTGGATCACGACGCACGGGTTCGCCCTCAACGTCACGACGGATCTCACCCACTTCCTCGGGATCGTTCCGTGCGGCATCACGGACGGAGGCGTCACGTCGATCGAACGGGTCACGGGGCGCCGCCCCGCCGTCGAAGACGTCGCGCGGGCCTACGTCCCCGAGTTCCTCGCCGTTTTCGGCCGCGACCGGATCCGCTAG